Proteins co-encoded in one Neodiprion lecontei isolate iyNeoLeco1 chromosome 3, iyNeoLeco1.1, whole genome shotgun sequence genomic window:
- the LOC107226945 gene encoding ubiquitin carboxyl-terminal hydrolase 45 isoform X1 yields the protein MGKRRNRQPDVSEENAGESTESCEDTSTGAKSCPHIAKAIDLSKVKKALKVTGIAKECAECVKAGGPIVLDDEEAYEPLIPILWICLKCGSQGCGRGQRQHALQHFKTPRSDCHCLTLDTHRWSLWCYECENEVSADSRKKLLELVEFVKKQANSAVPLPTPPLPVIELEYNVNRSSKEAKDLDNKKKTTIPMNLSRVKGLTNLGNTCFLNAVMQCLAQTPYLVKVLKDLRVPGQKFVLPGGKFKPSANAEEVELPEIEGTLDGWGTITSILHETLTDMQSSEGSDVYTPSLLLKAIASRLPQFSGGDQHDSHELLRHLLELVQKEDLRRYQSIILNQVGLSGKTNPQGVEENLKSRIKFYGNQACARLLGPERVFRGVLVSTLECLECHHSSHRTEPFLDLSLPVMADKPQPPILKRKNSGLEDTFDLMGNNTTNVPSKHQLKKERLAAMKHRRNRRNNLANGDSLPNQNSITEENQEKKSESEESDADVEDNIESEAVSRPEVGESGYSSEKPSTMTSPMSPGGSMPANNQNDDIVATNDLSTGSSITLPSSADNSTDSSNLKYNDYINTQQTPSPTIDLIPLNYPAESSSSEIINTAVTESPASPDKENPSGTSNWPITSLSLNNSLTVNSDLTSPEGPTVSPLSTSVTSKDSPTSPASSAFQSSCMDKIERPMSSLDVIRPETEERKESSPSKSTSDLDANIYQKPQKRTGMKKDRTNGNGVDDVISGLSRLGMHSNGYQSPSRYPSEDGECSVQSCLNQFTALELMSGNNKVGCEACTERENKGKQGKMVCCPSTKQYLISRAPAVLILHLKRFQMQRVVFRKVTKHVAFPPMLDLAPVCRGYSGPRLYALYGVVEHSGTLHGGHYVAYVKSRQPLGPNDPRWSFLPDKDTQDTDDGSANINSNDSEGEEAAAIFPSTCEPPPGRWYFVSDSRVMEVDETRVLQSQAYLLFYERIL from the exons ATGGGAAAAAGACGCAACCGTCAGCCGGATGTGTCCGAGGAAAACGCCGGGGAATCCACTGAATCGTGCGAAGACACCAGCACAG GAGCGAAGTCATGCCCGCATATTGCAAAGGCGATAGATTTATCCAAAGTGAAGAAGGCTTTGAAAGTTACCGGAATCGCCAAGGAGTGTGCGGAATGTGTTAAAGCCGGAGGACCGATTGTCCTGGACGATGAAGAagcg TACGAACCCCTCATTCCGATTCTTTGGATCTGTTTGAAATGCGGTAGCCAGGGATGTGGCAGAGGGCAAAGACAGCACGCACTTCAACATTTCAAGACTCCTCGAAGCGATTGTCATTGCCTAACTTTAGATACTCATAGATGGAGTCTTTGGTGTTATGAATGCGAAAACGAAGTCAGTGCAGACTCGAG AAAGAAACTTTTGGAATTAGTTGAGTTCGTAAAGAAACAAGCAAACTCTGCTGTACCCCTACCTACACCACCTTTACCAGTAATCGAGCTAGAATACAATGTGAATAGAAGTAGCAAAGAGGCCAAGGATTTAGACAACAAGAAAAAGACTACGATCCCTATGAATTTATCCAGAGTAAAG GGGTTGACTAATTTAGGTAATACTTGTTTTCTCAATGCGGTTATGCAGTGTCTGGCTCAAACACCGTACCTCGTCAAAGTTTTAAAGGATCTACGAGTACCTGGCCAGAAGTTTGTCCTCCCTGGTGGAAAATTCAAGCCATCTGCCAATGCCGAAGAAGTTGAATTG CCTGAAATCGAAGGTACTCTTGATGGGTGGGGTACGATTACTTCGATCCTCCACGAAACTTTGACGGACATGCAGTCGTCTGAAGGGTCAGACGTCTACACGCCTTCGCTACTTTTGAAAGCAATAGCTTCCAGGCTGCCACAATTCAGTGGTGGAGATCAGCATGATTCTCACGAATTATTAAGGCATCTATTAGAATTAGTACAAAAAGAGGATTTGAgg AGATACCAGTCAATAATTTTGAACCAAGTTGGTTTGAGTGGAAAAACTAACCCGCAGGGTGTGGAGGAAAATTTAAAGTCTCGTATAAAGTTCTACGGAAACCAAGCTTGTGCCAGATTATTAGGTCCAGAACGAGTTTTCAGAGGAGTATTAGTATCTACGCTGGAATGCTTAGAATGTCACCATTCGTCTCATCGTACAGAGCCATTCCTCGACCTGAGTCTCCCTGTTATGGCAGACAAACCACAGCCACCCATtctaaa GAGGAAAAACAGCGGTTTGGAAGATACGTTTGATCTTATGGGGAACAACACCACTAATGTACCGTCAAAACACCAGTTGAAAAAAGAACGATTAGCTGCCATGAAGCATCGCAGGAATAGAAGAAACAATCTTGCTAATGGGGATTCTCTGCCTAATCAAAATAGTATAACTGAAGAAaatcaggaaaaaaaatccgaaagTG AAGAAAGTGATGCGGATGTGGAAGATAACATAGAGTCCGAAGCCGTTTCGCGACCCGAAGTCGGAGAGTCTGGCTATAGTTCAGAGAAACCATCCACTATGACTAGTCCAATGTCTCCGGGTGGTTCAATGCCTGCCAATAATCAAAATGATGACATCGTAGCTACAAACGATTTGTCGACTGGAAGTAGCATCACTTTGCCAAGCTCGGCCGATAATTCAACAGATtcgtcaaatttgaaatataatgaTTATATTAATACGCAGCAAACTCCAAGTCCCACGATCGATTTGATACCACTTAACTACCCTGCCGAATCGTCTAGCTCCGAAATAATTAATACGGCCGTGACAGAGAGTCCGGCTAGTCCCGATAAGGAAAATCCGTCAGGTACCTCAAATTGGCCAATTACGAGCTTGTCGCTCAACAATTCGCTCACGGTCAATTCGGACTTGACGAGCCCAGAAGGGCCCACAGTCAGCCCCTTGAGTACCTCCGTCACGTCCAAGGACAGTCCCACTAGCCCTGCCTCTAGTGCTTTCCAGAGTTCCTGCATGGATAAAATAGAGAGGCCAATGTCCAGCTTGGATGTAATAAGACCAGAAacagaagagagaaaagaaagttCTCCCAG TAAAAGCACCAGTGATTTGGACGCAAACATTTACCAGAAACCTCAAAAACGTACTGGCATGAAGAAGGACCGTACAAATGGGAACGGCGTCGATGATGTTATCTCAGGTTTATCTAGACTTGGAATGCACAGTAATGGTTATCAATCTCCTTCTCGCTACCCAAGCGAGGATGGAGAATGTTCCGTCCAATCCTGTCTAAACCAATTCACAGCATTGGAGCTTATGAGTGGTAACAACAAGGTGGGATGTGAAGCTTGCACCGAGAGAGAGAACAAG GGAAAGCAGGGAAAGATGGTATGCTGTCCTAGCACGAAGCAGTATCTAATTTCAAGAGCACCTGCGGTACTCATTTTGCACCTAAAAAGGTTTCAAATGCAAAGAGTTGTATTCCGCAAGGTAACGAAGCATGTAGCTTTTCCACCTATGTTGGACTTGGCTCCAGTATGCAGGGGTTACAGCGGCCCTCGATTATACGCATTGTACGGTGTTGTAGAGCACAGCGGAACGTTGCATGGCGGTCACTACGTTGCTTACGTAAAG TCGAGACAACCTTTAGGCCCTAACGATCCCAGATGGTCGTTTTTACCGGACAAAGACACTCAAGACACGGACGATGGGTCGGCAAATATTAATTCAAATGATTCCGAAGGTGAAGAGGCAGCTGCCATTTTCCCCTCGACTTGCGAACCTCCCCCTGGTCGTTGGTACTTCGTTTCCGATTCGAG AGTAATGGAAGTGGACGAGACAAGAGTTCTCCAGAGTCAAGCGTATTTGTTGTTCTACGAAAGAATTCTATGA
- the LOC107226945 gene encoding ubiquitin carboxyl-terminal hydrolase 16 isoform X2 has translation MGKRRNRQPDVSEENAGESTESCEDTSTGAKSCPHIAKAIDLSKVKKALKVTGIAKECAECVKAGGPIVLDDEEAYEPLIPILWICLKCGSQGCGRGQRQHALQHFKTPRSDCHCLTLDTHRWSLWCYECENEVSADSRKKLLELVEFVKKQANSAVPLPTPPLPVIELEYNVNRSSKEAKDLDNKKKTTIPMNLSRVKGLTNLGNTCFLNAVMQCLAQTPYLVKVLKDLRVPGQKFVLPGGKFKPSANAEEVELPEIEGTLDGWGTITSILHETLTDMQSSEGSDVYTPSLLLKAIASRLPQFSGGDQHDSHELLRHLLELVQKEDLRRYQSIILNQVGLSGKTNPQGVEENLKSRIKFYGNQACARLLGPERVFRGVLVSTLECLECHHSSHRTEPFLDLSLPVMADKPQPPILKRKNSGLEDTFDLMGNNTTNVPSKHQLKKERLAAMKHRRNRRNNLANGDSLPNQNSITEENQEKKSESESDADVEDNIESEAVSRPEVGESGYSSEKPSTMTSPMSPGGSMPANNQNDDIVATNDLSTGSSITLPSSADNSTDSSNLKYNDYINTQQTPSPTIDLIPLNYPAESSSSEIINTAVTESPASPDKENPSGTSNWPITSLSLNNSLTVNSDLTSPEGPTVSPLSTSVTSKDSPTSPASSAFQSSCMDKIERPMSSLDVIRPETEERKESSPSKSTSDLDANIYQKPQKRTGMKKDRTNGNGVDDVISGLSRLGMHSNGYQSPSRYPSEDGECSVQSCLNQFTALELMSGNNKVGCEACTERENKGKQGKMVCCPSTKQYLISRAPAVLILHLKRFQMQRVVFRKVTKHVAFPPMLDLAPVCRGYSGPRLYALYGVVEHSGTLHGGHYVAYVKSRQPLGPNDPRWSFLPDKDTQDTDDGSANINSNDSEGEEAAAIFPSTCEPPPGRWYFVSDSRVMEVDETRVLQSQAYLLFYERIL, from the exons ATGGGAAAAAGACGCAACCGTCAGCCGGATGTGTCCGAGGAAAACGCCGGGGAATCCACTGAATCGTGCGAAGACACCAGCACAG GAGCGAAGTCATGCCCGCATATTGCAAAGGCGATAGATTTATCCAAAGTGAAGAAGGCTTTGAAAGTTACCGGAATCGCCAAGGAGTGTGCGGAATGTGTTAAAGCCGGAGGACCGATTGTCCTGGACGATGAAGAagcg TACGAACCCCTCATTCCGATTCTTTGGATCTGTTTGAAATGCGGTAGCCAGGGATGTGGCAGAGGGCAAAGACAGCACGCACTTCAACATTTCAAGACTCCTCGAAGCGATTGTCATTGCCTAACTTTAGATACTCATAGATGGAGTCTTTGGTGTTATGAATGCGAAAACGAAGTCAGTGCAGACTCGAG AAAGAAACTTTTGGAATTAGTTGAGTTCGTAAAGAAACAAGCAAACTCTGCTGTACCCCTACCTACACCACCTTTACCAGTAATCGAGCTAGAATACAATGTGAATAGAAGTAGCAAAGAGGCCAAGGATTTAGACAACAAGAAAAAGACTACGATCCCTATGAATTTATCCAGAGTAAAG GGGTTGACTAATTTAGGTAATACTTGTTTTCTCAATGCGGTTATGCAGTGTCTGGCTCAAACACCGTACCTCGTCAAAGTTTTAAAGGATCTACGAGTACCTGGCCAGAAGTTTGTCCTCCCTGGTGGAAAATTCAAGCCATCTGCCAATGCCGAAGAAGTTGAATTG CCTGAAATCGAAGGTACTCTTGATGGGTGGGGTACGATTACTTCGATCCTCCACGAAACTTTGACGGACATGCAGTCGTCTGAAGGGTCAGACGTCTACACGCCTTCGCTACTTTTGAAAGCAATAGCTTCCAGGCTGCCACAATTCAGTGGTGGAGATCAGCATGATTCTCACGAATTATTAAGGCATCTATTAGAATTAGTACAAAAAGAGGATTTGAgg AGATACCAGTCAATAATTTTGAACCAAGTTGGTTTGAGTGGAAAAACTAACCCGCAGGGTGTGGAGGAAAATTTAAAGTCTCGTATAAAGTTCTACGGAAACCAAGCTTGTGCCAGATTATTAGGTCCAGAACGAGTTTTCAGAGGAGTATTAGTATCTACGCTGGAATGCTTAGAATGTCACCATTCGTCTCATCGTACAGAGCCATTCCTCGACCTGAGTCTCCCTGTTATGGCAGACAAACCACAGCCACCCATtctaaa GAGGAAAAACAGCGGTTTGGAAGATACGTTTGATCTTATGGGGAACAACACCACTAATGTACCGTCAAAACACCAGTTGAAAAAAGAACGATTAGCTGCCATGAAGCATCGCAGGAATAGAAGAAACAATCTTGCTAATGGGGATTCTCTGCCTAATCAAAATAGTATAACTGAAGAAaatcaggaaaaaaaatccgaaagTG AAAGTGATGCGGATGTGGAAGATAACATAGAGTCCGAAGCCGTTTCGCGACCCGAAGTCGGAGAGTCTGGCTATAGTTCAGAGAAACCATCCACTATGACTAGTCCAATGTCTCCGGGTGGTTCAATGCCTGCCAATAATCAAAATGATGACATCGTAGCTACAAACGATTTGTCGACTGGAAGTAGCATCACTTTGCCAAGCTCGGCCGATAATTCAACAGATtcgtcaaatttgaaatataatgaTTATATTAATACGCAGCAAACTCCAAGTCCCACGATCGATTTGATACCACTTAACTACCCTGCCGAATCGTCTAGCTCCGAAATAATTAATACGGCCGTGACAGAGAGTCCGGCTAGTCCCGATAAGGAAAATCCGTCAGGTACCTCAAATTGGCCAATTACGAGCTTGTCGCTCAACAATTCGCTCACGGTCAATTCGGACTTGACGAGCCCAGAAGGGCCCACAGTCAGCCCCTTGAGTACCTCCGTCACGTCCAAGGACAGTCCCACTAGCCCTGCCTCTAGTGCTTTCCAGAGTTCCTGCATGGATAAAATAGAGAGGCCAATGTCCAGCTTGGATGTAATAAGACCAGAAacagaagagagaaaagaaagttCTCCCAG TAAAAGCACCAGTGATTTGGACGCAAACATTTACCAGAAACCTCAAAAACGTACTGGCATGAAGAAGGACCGTACAAATGGGAACGGCGTCGATGATGTTATCTCAGGTTTATCTAGACTTGGAATGCACAGTAATGGTTATCAATCTCCTTCTCGCTACCCAAGCGAGGATGGAGAATGTTCCGTCCAATCCTGTCTAAACCAATTCACAGCATTGGAGCTTATGAGTGGTAACAACAAGGTGGGATGTGAAGCTTGCACCGAGAGAGAGAACAAG GGAAAGCAGGGAAAGATGGTATGCTGTCCTAGCACGAAGCAGTATCTAATTTCAAGAGCACCTGCGGTACTCATTTTGCACCTAAAAAGGTTTCAAATGCAAAGAGTTGTATTCCGCAAGGTAACGAAGCATGTAGCTTTTCCACCTATGTTGGACTTGGCTCCAGTATGCAGGGGTTACAGCGGCCCTCGATTATACGCATTGTACGGTGTTGTAGAGCACAGCGGAACGTTGCATGGCGGTCACTACGTTGCTTACGTAAAG TCGAGACAACCTTTAGGCCCTAACGATCCCAGATGGTCGTTTTTACCGGACAAAGACACTCAAGACACGGACGATGGGTCGGCAAATATTAATTCAAATGATTCCGAAGGTGAAGAGGCAGCTGCCATTTTCCCCTCGACTTGCGAACCTCCCCCTGGTCGTTGGTACTTCGTTTCCGATTCGAG AGTAATGGAAGTGGACGAGACAAGAGTTCTCCAGAGTCAAGCGTATTTGTTGTTCTACGAAAGAATTCTATGA